A genome region from bacterium includes the following:
- a CDS encoding phytanoyl-CoA dioxygenase family protein — MTTPFAITPEQRATFAREGYLVLERVLPAEVLEALRVEAADALAWHEAEIAAQRTVDRLNYVGEHYFIPGRSRARPNLARYLRSDVMLELCRSLVGPEAYLFIELFILKLPHNRVPFGWHQDHGYIDAYGYGQYPPNLSVWAALDDMTAANGALEMLSFARRRFDTVPPHRPDEHGNFVADFGVDAGEIVAVPAGSLIVMSGLLPHRSGLNHSEGIRRAYLCQFSPRPVVDDRGEPIQMAEPVLRDGAPVSRQ; from the coding sequence ATGACGACGCCGTTCGCGATCACCCCCGAGCAGCGCGCCACGTTCGCGCGCGAGGGCTACCTCGTCCTCGAGCGCGTGCTGCCGGCGGAGGTCCTCGAGGCGCTGCGCGTCGAGGCCGCCGACGCGCTCGCCTGGCACGAGGCCGAGATCGCGGCGCAGCGCACGGTCGACCGCCTGAACTACGTCGGCGAGCACTACTTCATTCCCGGCCGCTCGCGCGCCCGCCCGAACCTGGCGCGCTACCTGCGCAGCGACGTCATGCTCGAGCTCTGCCGCTCGCTGGTCGGCCCCGAGGCCTACCTCTTCATCGAGCTGTTCATCCTCAAGCTGCCCCACAACCGGGTGCCGTTCGGCTGGCACCAGGACCACGGCTACATCGACGCCTACGGCTACGGCCAGTACCCGCCCAACCTCAGCGTCTGGGCGGCGCTGGACGACATGACGGCCGCCAACGGCGCGCTGGAGATGCTGTCGTTCGCCCGCCGCCGCTTCGACACCGTGCCGCCGCACCGGCCGGACGAGCACGGCAACTTCGTCGCCGACTTCGGGGTCGACGCCGGCGAGATCGTCGCCGTCCCCGCCGGCAGCCTGATCGTGATGTCCGGGCTGCTGCCGCATCGCAGCGGCCTGAACCACAGCGAGGGGATCCGCCGCGCCTACCTCTGCCAGTTCTCGCCGCGGCCGGTGGTGGATGATCGCGGCGAGCCGATCCAGATGGCGGAGCCAGTGCTGCGCGACGGCGCGCCGGTGTCCCGCCAGTGA